CTGAATCTTAGTTGAACTTATAACGCCAAGGGTCACATCGTCCAGGGGCTAGCATCCGTTATTTCCCACTCTTAGAATTTGGAGTGCCACGAATGCTAGCTATCAGGTAAATAATTATTTTTTATTTTAGGAGGCAATTAATGAGCGTACTTACTGTTAAAAATATGAATCACGGATTCGGAGATAGAGCTATTTTTGAAGATGTTTCATTTAGATTATTAAAAGGAGAACACGTTGGTCTTATTGGAGCTAATGGTGAAGGTAAATCAACATTTATGAATATAGTAACCGGAAAACTTATGCCTGATGAAGGTAGTATCATCTGGTCAAATAACGTTAGAGTTGGTTATATGGATCAACATGCTGCTTTAACTAAAGGGCTAAGTATAAGAGATGCTTTAAGGGATGCTTTTAAATATCTTTTTGATTTAGAAGCAGAAATGAATTCTCTATATGAAAAAATGGGCGATTGTACTGAAGATGAATTAACTAAAATGCTAGATAGGACAGCTACAATTCAAGATTTGCTTGATCACAATGGATTTTACGTAATTGACCCAAAGGTTGAAGAAGTTGCAAAAGGACTTGGACTTTTAGATTTAGGGCTTGATAAAGACGTTGATGATTTATCTGGTGGACAAAGAACTAAAATTCTTTTAGGTAAATTATTACTTGAATGTCCTGATATTTTACTTTTAGACGAACCTACTAATTATCTTGATGAAGAACACGTAGAATGGCTTAAAAGATATCTTCAATCCTATGAAAATGCATTTATATTAATTTCACATGATATTCCATTTTTAAATTCAGTAGTAAATTTAATATATAGTGTAGATGAAAGAAAACTCGCTAGATATGTTGGAGATTATAATGAATTTGAAAGAATACATGCAATAAATAAAGAGAAACTAGAAGCTGCTTTTGAAAAACAACAAAAGGAAATTTCAAGACTTGAAGATTTCGTTGCTAGAAATAAAGCTAACGCCGCTACTGCTAACATGGCTAAATCTAGACAAAAGAAATTAGATAAAATGGATATAATAGAAATTTCAAGAGAAAAACCAAAGCCAGAATTCACTTTCAAAACAGCTAGAGCTGCAGGTAAAGTTATATTTGAAACTCATGATTTAGTTATTGGATATGACTCTCCTCTTACAAAGCCACTAAACTTATACATGGAAAGAGGTCAAAAAATAGCGTTAGTTGGAGCCAATGGACTTGGTAAATCAACACTTTTAAAAAGTTTACTTGGAATAGTTAAGCCAATCAGTGGACAAGTTAATCTTGGTGATTATCAATACATAGGATATTTTGAACAAGAAGATAGAAAAAATAATACTAAAACATGTATAGAAGAAGTTTGGGAAGAGTTCCCAGGTTTCACTCAATACCAAATAAGAGCTACCCTTGCTAAATGTGGTTTAACAAGTAAACAAATTGAATCTCAAATAAGAGTTTTATCAGGTGGAGAAGCTGCAAAGGTTAGACTTTGTAAAATTCTAAATACTGAAACAAACATACTAATCTTAGATGAACCTACAAACCATCTAGATGTAGATGCAAAAGATGAACTCAAAAGAGCATTACAAGAATATAAAGGTACAATCCTTATAGTATCCCATGAACCTGAGTTTTATAGAGATATAATAACTGAAACTTGGAATTGTGAGGATTGGACAACTAAAATAGTTTAATGATCGAATTAAAACAAGTAATTTTAAATACACATAGGCATATAGCTTATGTGTATTTATTTTTTCAAACTACTATAGTATTGTTCAGCAAATAATTAAATTAAAAAGGAAGAAGTCCTCATTAAAATTGTGCTTCTTCCTTTATTTGTTATCTAAATTTGCTAATAGTTTTTATTAATAAAATTATTATAATCTTACTATCTTCTACTCTTTACCTATCTTAATTCCCTTTCAAAAAAAAAAAAAAAAAAAAAAAAAAAAAAAAAAAAAATTTTTTTCAATTGTAATTCAAAAGTTTAAATGCAACTGTTGAAGCAAACTGTCTATTGACATAATATTCTAAAATGTTATCATGAATCTATTGATATTTAAAAGTAATTATACATAAGAAGGGGTTATTAAAATGATGACATTAGATAAATTCGAAGAAGCATATGAAATTGTGCAAAAAGTGATCTTAAAGACAAAATTAGTTTATAGTGATTATTATTCAGATATGACCGGAAATAAAGTTTATTTGAAACCTGAAAATATGCAAAAAACTGGGGCTTATAAAATTAGAGGAGCTTATTACAAAATTAGTACTCTTAGTGATGAAGAACGAAACAAAGGGCTTATAACAGCTTCTGCTGGTAATCATGCACAAGGCGTTGCATATGCAGCAAAAGAATATAACGCAAAAGCAATAGTAGTTATGCCAACGACCACTCCACTTATGAAGGTAAACCGCACAAAGGCATATGGTGCGGAAGTTATATTACATGGTGACGTTTATGATGAAGCCTGTAATTACGCATTAGAATTGGCACAGGAAAAAGGATATACTTTTATCCACCCATTTGATGATTTAGATGTTGCAACTGGTCAAGGCTCTATTGCAATGGAAATTATAAAAGAGCTTCCAACAGTTGATATTATTTTAGTTCCAATCGGTGGTGGTGGACTTGCTGCTGGCGTTTCCACCTTAGTTAAACTTCTTAACCCTAATATTAAGGTTATAGGTGTAGAGCCTGCTGGCGCAAATTGTATGCAAGTTTCACTAAAAAAAGGTGAAGTTGTTACGCTTCCAAATGTTAATACTATAGCTGATGGTACCGCGGTTAAAACTCCTGGTTCTAAGATTTTTCCATATGTAAAACAAAATCTTGATGATGTTGTTACAATTGAAGATCATGAGTTAATTGGTGCATTTTTAGATATGCTTGAAAATCACAAGATGCTTGCTGAAAATTCTGGTTTACTAACCGTTGCAGCACTTAAGCACTTAGATGTTAAAGATAAAAAAGTTGTATCCATTATAAGTGGTGGTAACATGGATGTAATTACGTTTGCTTCTTTAGTTCAACACGGCTTAATTGAACGAGAACGTATTTGTACAATCTCTGTTTTACTTCCAGATAAGCCAGGTGAATTAACAAATGTATCTCGAGTAATTGCAGAAGCTCAAGGTAATATAATTAAGCTTGACCATAATCAATTTGTTAGCATTAACCGTAATAATGCAGTTGAACTTGATATTACTATGGAGACCTTTGGTCATGAACATAAAGATGCTATTGTGAAAGCACTTATAGATAATGGCTATAAGCCAAATTTAATTCAACCCAAAATGATTTATCAATAAAATAAGATTACCTCAAATTTTGAGGTAATCTTATTTTTCTTTCATATGCCTTAGACTTCTTCTAAATATTCTTTAACTTTAATTAAATTCTCACATATTTTAAATGCCAATTTCTTTGTTTCATCTTCTAAAAATTTCATATCTGGAACATGTATGCCAATCATCTTAGCTGCATGTGCTGCTGTTATTCCTGCATCTGAATCTTCTATTACTATGCAATTTTCAGGATTTACACCCAATCCTTTAGCTGCCTTTAAGAAAATCTCTGGATCTGGCTTAGAATTTTCAACTTGATCTCCGCAAATAACAAAATCTACCTTGTCTTTTATTTTCGCTTTCTCTAACAATTGAAGTGCTCTTTTTCTTCTTGTTGATGTAGCTACTGCTACTTTATAATTTTCTTTATTTAAATAATCTAGTAATTCATGTACTCCTGGCTTAATTGTCACTCCATTTTTATCAGTAATTTCTAATGTTAATTTGACCTTTTTCTCGTATATACTATCAAATGGGAAATCCTCCCCATATTCCTTTTCCATTCTAGCTTTTATACTCTTAACATTTGTTCCTATGAATTTCACATAAAATTCCTCATCTATTTTGTAGTCGTATTCTTTAAAAACCTCTTGATAACATTTTAAAGATAATCTTTCAGAGTCTATTAATACTCCATCCATATCAAAAATTATTGCATCTACTTTTTTCATCTGTGTCATTCCCCTTTCCCCTTAAATATTACTTACTTATTTCTCTATTCATATTAACATTTTATTTTATGCTTTCCAACTTTTTATTGTAATTCCCCATTAAATTTGCCAACAAACCCTTCATCATTTTCTTTGGTCAGATTATATATATGTAGTTTAGGCCTTATATATATTTAAAGGATTCCTCACTAATGCATGACCTTCATTTCGGTAATTTATTCAATAAACCCTAATTTTCACTTTGGGTATCTACGTTGCGCAATACCCGTAATTTATGTATTTTTAGTTTTCATTTATAAAGTTTTTTATTCTTTCTAGGAGCATACTTAAAGCAACTACATTTTCTCCGCCGTCTGGAATTATGATGTCTGCTCTTTTTTTACTTGGATCTACAAATTCTTCATGCATAGGTTTTACTGTACTTAAGTATTGATTTACTACAGAATCCAAATCTCTTCCACGCTCTTGTACATCTCTCAATAATCTTCTTATTATCCTTACATCCCCATCTGTATCTACAAAAACCTTAATATCCATTAAATCGCAAAGTTCTTTATTTTCAAATATTAATATTCCTTCAACAATTATGACCTTAGTTTGCTTCACTTCAACAGTTTCATTTAATCTTGTATGTTCAACAAAAGAATAAACTGGGTGATATATTGTATTTCCTTCTTTTAGATTTTTAAGTTGATAAATTAAAAGATCAGTGTCAAAAGAATCGGGGTGATCATAATTAAGTTTTTTACGTTCTTCTAAAGAAATTCCCTCATTAGATTTATAATAATAATCATGACAAAGAATTATAACTTCATTATTAAAAACTTCTTTTATTTTTTTTGACAAAGTAGTTTTTCCAGAACCACTTCCACCAGCTATACCTATTACCATTACATCCTGCATACTTTCCTCCATAATAACTTAATATATTCATAAATATAATAATTTTTGATAAATTTTCACTTCTATGCTTATTAGATTTTATTATAAAACAAATAAAAAGACAACTCCTATTAATATTTAGTCTCTATATACTAAATATTAATAGGAGTTATGTGTAATCATTTTCTTATTATTTAAATTTTAAATTAGAATATTAAGATTCCATTTAAATTTACTTGAACTGTAATAGATAGCTACTTCTCAGGTTTTACTTATCGTTAAATTAAAATGATAATTTAAAAGTATTTGTAAGTTATCAATGTTCACAATTATTAACCCCTTATCATTGGTCATTAAACATTAATAATTAAAATTCTAATTATAGGCATGATTCCCAACTATAAGTATATATAAACATAGGGTAAAGTTAATTATGCTATAATGCATTTTTTTGTAAATTTGAAGATTTCTTATATAAATATATTGTAAGCTTTTTATTATCTTTATTTGTATTCTTTATTACAACTGCATCTTGATTATTGTAAGATTGGTCATCAAAAAATTCTATAGCTTTATTAACACTTTTAACGTTGCCATTTTCTCTTTTGTAAAGTACAGATAATTTTTCATTAATATCTTTATAACATTGAACAACGTCTCTACCATTATACTGATTCCCTTTAATTACTTCACAAATTATATTATCTTCTTTATTAAGAAATGATATTTCTCCTTTTTTTAGCAAATTATCTTCATCATCAAGATTTCTTTCTTCTTTTATATTAATGCTTCTTAAAACATGTTCAATTTTAGTTACCAAAGTATCGTACTTATCTAACATATTTACTAATTCTTCATATTCAATAATATCTTTTCCATATTTAAATTCAAAGTCATCTAGCATATCATCTACTTTTTCTTTATTATATATCCCTTTAAAGGATAAATCTTTTGCTAATTCAATCACTATATTATTTATGCTTTTATATCTTACAAATTGCAACATTTTCATAGTAAAAAACATAGACAGTATGCAGCAAGGTACTGAAATCAATGGGAAATCTATTAACAAAGTGCCAAGAAATATTAGAAGTGTAAAATCCCTTTTTGCATCCTTATATCTCTCAATACCTTCCAATATCATAGGGTTATAGGATAAAATTTTATCTATCATTAATTTTTTATTTTTTTGATTTATCTTTCTCTCACTTTTTATAGTTCTTTTCCTTAACTCTCTTTTTTTCTTCCCCTTCACATTAGCAACCTC
The DNA window shown above is from Clostridium beijerinckii and carries:
- a CDS encoding heme ABC transporter ATP-binding protein, encoding MSVLTVKNMNHGFGDRAIFEDVSFRLLKGEHVGLIGANGEGKSTFMNIVTGKLMPDEGSIIWSNNVRVGYMDQHAALTKGLSIRDALRDAFKYLFDLEAEMNSLYEKMGDCTEDELTKMLDRTATIQDLLDHNGFYVIDPKVEEVAKGLGLLDLGLDKDVDDLSGGQRTKILLGKLLLECPDILLLDEPTNYLDEEHVEWLKRYLQSYENAFILISHDIPFLNSVVNLIYSVDERKLARYVGDYNEFERIHAINKEKLEAAFEKQQKEISRLEDFVARNKANAATANMAKSRQKKLDKMDIIEISREKPKPEFTFKTARAAGKVIFETHDLVIGYDSPLTKPLNLYMERGQKIALVGANGLGKSTLLKSLLGIVKPISGQVNLGDYQYIGYFEQEDRKNNTKTCIEEVWEEFPGFTQYQIRATLAKCGLTSKQIESQIRVLSGGEAAKVRLCKILNTETNILILDEPTNHLDVDAKDELKRALQEYKGTILIVSHEPEFYRDIITETWNCEDWTTKIV
- a CDS encoding uridine kinase, whose product is MQDVMVIGIAGGSGSGKTTLSKKIKEVFNNEVIILCHDYYYKSNEGISLEERKKLNYDHPDSFDTDLLIYQLKNLKEGNTIYHPVYSFVEHTRLNETVEVKQTKVIIVEGILIFENKELCDLMDIKVFVDTDGDVRIIRRLLRDVQERGRDLDSVVNQYLSTVKPMHEEFVDPSKKRADIIIPDGGENVVALSMLLERIKNFINEN
- a CDS encoding threonine ammonia-lyase, translating into MMTLDKFEEAYEIVQKVILKTKLVYSDYYSDMTGNKVYLKPENMQKTGAYKIRGAYYKISTLSDEERNKGLITASAGNHAQGVAYAAKEYNAKAIVVMPTTTPLMKVNRTKAYGAEVILHGDVYDEACNYALELAQEKGYTFIHPFDDLDVATGQGSIAMEIIKELPTVDIILVPIGGGGLAAGVSTLVKLLNPNIKVIGVEPAGANCMQVSLKKGEVVTLPNVNTIADGTAVKTPGSKIFPYVKQNLDDVVTIEDHELIGAFLDMLENHKMLAENSGLLTVAALKHLDVKDKKVVSIISGGNMDVITFASLVQHGLIERERICTISVLLPDKPGELTNVSRVIAEAQGNIIKLDHNQFVSINRNNAVELDITMETFGHEHKDAIVKALIDNGYKPNLIQPKMIYQ
- a CDS encoding HAD family phosphatase; this encodes MKKVDAIIFDMDGVLIDSERLSLKCYQEVFKEYDYKIDEEFYVKFIGTNVKSIKARMEKEYGEDFPFDSIYEKKVKLTLEITDKNGVTIKPGVHELLDYLNKENYKVAVATSTRRKRALQLLEKAKIKDKVDFVICGDQVENSKPDPEIFLKAAKGLGVNPENCIVIEDSDAGITAAHAAKMIGIHVPDMKFLEDETKKLAFKICENLIKVKEYLEEV